One Vigna unguiculata cultivar IT97K-499-35 chromosome 7, ASM411807v1, whole genome shotgun sequence genomic region harbors:
- the LOC114190287 gene encoding uncharacterized protein LOC114190287 — MKEFPSCFGENGVQVADSSSSSTTRAAQNVVTCVYQCRLRRRSCLITVSWTKTLMGQGLSVGIDDLGNHCLCKVEIKPWLFSKRKGSKNLEVQSGKIDIFWDLSCAKFGSGPEPLEGFYLAVVFNKELVLLLGDLKKEACKKIDSDCAFSHGGTVFVAKREHIFGKKFYGAKAQFCDKGQVHDVTIECDTVGFNDPSLVIRIDSKTVMQVKRLKWKFRGNHTILVDGVPVEVFWDVHSWLFGNAIGNAVFMFQTCISSEKVWEAQSASDTTALTWASSQLFKDSQLQCFGFSLILYAWKHE, encoded by the coding sequence ATGAAGGAGTTTCCTTCTTGTTTTGGAGAGAATGGGGTTCAGGTTGCTGACTCATCCTCATCAAGCACCACAAGAGCGGCTCAAAATGTTGTCACGTGTGTGTACCAGTGCAGATTAAGACGGCGTTCATGTCTGATCACGGTCTCCTGGACCAAAACTCTCATGGGTCAAGGCTTGAGCGTGGGGATAGATGACTTGGGAAATCATTGTCTCTGCAAGGTTGAGATAAAGCCATGGCTATTCTCGAAGAGAAAAGGGTCCAAGAATTTGGAGGTCCAATCTGGTAAAATTGATATCTTTTGGGATTTGAGTTGTGCCAAGTTTGGTTCCGGGCCTGAGCCGCTGGAGGGGTTCTACTTAGCGGTGGTGTTCAACAAGGAGCTGGTGTTGCTGCTTGGGGATCTGAAAAAGGAGGCATGCAAGAAGATTGACAGTGATTGTGCCTTTTCCCACGGTGGTACAGTTTTCGTTGCAAAACGAGAGCATATTTTTGGGAAGAAGTTTTACGGTGCCAAGGCTCAGTTTTGTGACAAGGGGCAAGTTCATGATGTGACAATTGAGTGTGATACTGTGGGTTTTAACGATCCCTCTCTTGTGATTCGGATTGATAGCAAGACAGTGATGCAGGTGAAGCGTCTCAAGTGGAAGTTCCGAGGGAATCACACCATTTTGGTGGATGGGGTTCCGGTTGAAGTGTTTTGGGATGTGCATAGTTGGCTCTTTGGGAATGCCATTGGCAATGCAGTGTTCATGTTCCAAACATGCATTTCAAGTGAAAAGGTGTGGGAAGCCCAATCAGCTTCTGATACCACTGCACTAACATGGGCTTCTTCTCAGCTGTTTAAGGATTCCCAGTTGCAATGCTTTGGGTTCTCTCTCATTTTGTATGCTTGGAAACATGAGTAG
- the LOC114189577 gene encoding COMPASS-like H3K4 histone methylase component WDR5B, with protein MATSANSGGGGGGSNQTYKPYHPLKTLTGHENAVSCVKFSNDGTLLASASLDKTLIIWSSATLSLLHRLIGHSEGISDLAWSSDSHYICSASDDCTIRIWDATRGDCVKILRGHSDAVFCVNFNPQSSYIVSGSFDESIRVWDVKTSKCVQVINGHSMPVTSVHYNREGTLILSASHDGSCKVWDTKTFAPLKTLIDDKVPAVSFAKFSPNGKFILVATLNDTLKLWNYGSGKFLKIYSGHVNRVYCITSTFSVTNGRYIVSGSEDCCVYLWDLQQKNMIQRLEGHTDTVISVTCHPTENKIASAGLARDATVRVWVQDS; from the exons ATGGCGACGAGCGCGAACAGCGGTGGTGGCGGCGGTGGCAGCAACCAAACCTACAAACCGTACCATCCCTTGAAAACCCTAACCGGCCACGAAAACGCCGTATCGTGCGTTAAGTTCTCGAATGACGGAACGCTATTAGCCTCGGCATCCCTCGACAAAACCCTAATCATTTGGTCATCCGCCACGCTCTCTCTCCTCCACCGCCTCATCGGCCACTCCGAGGGCATCTCCGACCTGGCCTGGTCCTCGGACTCTCACTATATCTGCTCCGCCTCCGACGACTGCACCATCCGCATCTGGGACGCCACCAGGGGCGATTGCGTGAAGATCCTCCGCGGCCACTCTGACGCGGTCTTCTGTGTAAATTTCAATCCCCAATCAAGTTACATCGTGTCCGGGTCCTTCGACGAGAGCATTAGGGTTTGGGATGTGAAGACCAGCAAATGCGTCCAAGTCATCAACGGCCACTCCATGCCCGTCACCTCCGTGCACTACAACCGCGAGGGCACCCTCATCCTCTCTGCCAGCCACGACGGTTCTTGCAAAGTTTGGGACACCAAAACTTTTGCTCCATTGAAGACCCTTATCGACGATAAGGTTCCTGCTGTCTCCTTCGCCAAATTCTCCCCCAATGGCAAGTTCATTCTCGTCGCCACTCTGAATGACACCCTC AAGCTCTGGAACTACGGGAGTGGAaagttcttaaaaatatattctggGCATGTGAATAGAGTATACTGCATAACTTCTACATTTTCTGTGACTAATGGGAGATATATTGTTAGCGGTTCTGAAGATTGCTGCGTTTATTTATGGGATCTTCAGCAGAAAAATATGATTCAGAGACTTGAAGGCCATACAGATACTGTAATATCTGTTACTTGTCACCCCACAGAGAACAAAATTGCTTCCGCTGGTCTCGCTCGAGATGCAACTGTGAGGGTTTGGGTACAGGATTCCtga
- the LOC114192644 gene encoding protein TIME FOR COFFEE-like, with protein MDRTRESRRPSMASSTRRRHRTIALRDSSEEGAVELREGVNKRGRNPDRDRDSVNRSKRRRGSHSQSTEESVGNEQDDDVVDVGVSKIRSPNNPTSFSSDQTHRRVFTPSKPPPFKITDEMIGVTVPRKARSASAKRSHESLVSASSGGGEEQNFRQRSDSSGGMSVEAASPSSSNVSLRKKMKEIEVVPKASTSSSSDIEIEIAELLYGLKTSKNHESSSEKPEAGVNHHNATVPCPSKDVEKKKMEDDNNYSTGVSNNSSEELVRIQIEQPADVDCHDRPSSEAPNVEDKMNSGAGFGDASVNGRSVFPSMKSPSNIKLDYDKQERASNRVISVAEGNSQRVGKFEIDLMAPPPMALSPERDELSSETKALALDAEMNGNSVKLETPVKKGRTPEEIEKAKMVTFKEKLDVLKHDLEKPNDDDKTNNKLEEKDRNQELLTVSSNPKVEKTVQSTSMPLSTAESGRSSSLSPIGYKPLSEPVVKTEKTTRSLAQQHVNFVLSQRQPKRCATHYYIACNILHQQFTKMNPPLPAATGSGSPCGTKPNKVNCVPSAESMAIGKQSQKHLTVVNQNSAQDKGWAATGNPSVTAAKSSNNANPMDSTHRVQLVFQHGPNPGPPGNLVHGPAFLYPPGQHQASVTATTNQAGAVNSPNSTSSYNISHSSVGGSLGTSSTLPVVAPAMSFSYPNFSANGSSPYMTIVHNNGYSFPFSSSLGAGATIRGASPPQATHVISGPFYSPQTFHPLQHPQSQALVQPSYLNASTSSSSSSHKQPQVNGSSILTSTTMEQQSQKRQTSLSHLRKHETETGGGNAHSVATRTSFSQKTVHGQNFTIPVQPVNYSFKPSAASDIVVGNSGSFGDKQQQQQQQALKGAVENIPSQAFAISFAAFNGTSVPSNLNFSSMAQNPVILHSVPDITWQGYQAASATQTTQQMNYSITETKSGGNSAHHEEEKKIANAKSSSNGPTTLVFDSSSKNLNFMLSTANGNWSSQPVASTSITSVPLSSNASSSQQPQHSLQVPKQHAGQQQQPTLANRYKASSTNSTPGPATKFANNAPVFSQTLTQCKSSSQASHAKASGRTADSHGHHSSIMTPNAPTFKSFSQEQGRILPGHMQISFGGNYITSLPPQGQQVHSSNQPMGTPPQGNIKSNSEGSKVGSSVNPSQFQQAENSAGSGQKSSPVCGRNVPSILSSCTSHLSELKY; from the exons ATGGATAGAACCAGAGAATCCAGAAGACCATCCATGGCCTCCTCCACCAGACGCAGACATCGAACTATTGCTCTTCGAGACTCTTCCG AGGAAGGAGCTGTGGAGTTGAGGGAAGGTGTGAATAAGAGAGGAAGGAATCCAGATAGGGATAGGGATTCGGTGAACAGGAGCAAGCGGAGGAGAGGCTCTCACTCGCAAAGCACCGAAGAGAGCGTTGGAAACGAACAAGACGATGATGTTGTAGACGTTGGCGTTTCTAAGATCCGTTCTCCTAATAATCCGACGTCGTTTTCCTCCGATCAGACCCATCGCCGGGTCTTCACGCCGTCCAAACCTCCTCCGTTTAAAATAACGGATGAGATGATCGGCGTGACTGTTCCCAGGAAGGCCCGTTCAG CTTCTGCGAAAAGGTCTCATGAAAGTTTGGTCTCGGCAAGTAGCGGCGGCGGGGAGGAGCAGAATTTCCGGCAACGGTCGGATTCCTCCGGAGGAATGAGTGTTGAAGCGGCCTCGCCTTCTTCTTCGAATGTTTCTCTTAGGAAGAAGATG AAAGAGATTGAAGTTGTTCCTAAGGCATCAACATCGTCTTCCTCAGACATCGAGATTGAGATAGCTGAGCTACTGTACGGCTTGAAGACTTCAAAGAACCACGAATCTTCTTCGGAAAAGCCTGAAGCAGGTGTCAATCACCACAACGCCACTGTACCTTGCCCCTCTAAGGATGTTG agaaaaagaaaatggaagatgACAACAATTATTCCACCGGGGTTTCGAATAATTCAAGTGAAGAGTTAGTCAGGATTCAGATTGAGCAACCTGCTGATGTGGATTGTCACGATCGTCCATCATCAGAGGCCCCGAACGTGGAAGACAAGATGAATTCTGGTGCTGGGTTCGGTGATGCTTCTGTGAATGGAAGATCGGTTTTCCCTTCAATGAAATCGCCGTCGAACATCAAGTTGGATTACGATAAACAAGAACGGGCTTCAAATAGAGT GATCTCAGTTGCAGAGGGCAACTCTCAGCGAGTAGGCAAGTTTGAGATAGATCTGATG GCTCCTCCTCCTATGGCGCTGTCCCCGGAACGGGATGAATTGTCATCAGAAACTAAAGCTTTGGCACTGGATGCGGAAATG AACGGAAATAGTGTCAAGTTGGAAACACCGGTTAAGAAGGGGAGAACTCCAGAAGAAATTGAAAAGGCGAAAATGGTCACATTTAAAGAGAAGTTGGATGTGTTAAAACACGATTTGGAGAAGCCAAACGATGACGATAAGACAAACAACAAATTAGAAGAGAAGGATAGGAACCAGGAATTGCTTACCGTATCATCAAATCCCAAAGTAGAGAAAACCG TTCAATCTACTTCAATGCCTTTATCAACAGCTGAATCAGGACGGTCCAGCAGTCTCTCCCCCATTGG ATACAAGCCGCTCTCGGAGCCAGTTGTGAAGACGGAGAAAACCACAAGATCATTGGCACAGCAG CATGTGAATTTTGTCCTCTCTCAAAGGCAACCGAAGAGATGTGCAACACATTACTACATTGCTTGTAACATCTTACACCAGCAGTTTACAAAGATGAACCCCCCTTTGCCAGCAGCTACTGGCTCTGGTTCTCCGTGTGGCACAAAACCCAACAAAGTCAACTGTGTGCCCTCTGCAGAAAGTATGGCCATTGGGAAACAATCCCAAAAACACTTGACAGTTGTAAACCAAAATTCTGCACAAGATAAAGGTTGGGCCGCCACCGGTAATCCCAGTGTTACCGCAGCCAAAAGCTCAAATAACGCCAATCCAATGGATTCAACTCATAGGGTGCAGCTTGTGTTCCAGCATGGTCCCAATCCTGGGCCACCTGGCAATCTAGTG CATGGTCCTGCTTTCCTGTACCCTCCGGGGCAGCATCAAGCTTCTGTTACGGCAACTACTAATCAGGCAGGAGCTGTGAATTCCCCTAATAGCACTTCCTCGTATAATATATCTCATAGTTCAGTAGGCGGGTCTCTTGGTACCTCCTCAACTTTGCCAGTGGTAGCTCCTGCAATGAGCTTTAGCTACCCAAATTTTTCAGCCAATGGTTCCTCTCCGTACATGACAATAGTTCACAATAATGGGTATTCATTTCCTTTCTCAAGTTCTCTTGGAGCAGGTGCGACAATCAGAGGTGCAAGTCCTCCACAAGCAACACATGTAATCAGTGGGCCTTTCTACTCTCCTCAAACGTTCCATCCACTTCAGCACCCTCAGTCACAAGCACTGGTACAACCAAGTTATCTTAATGCAAGCACATCAAGCAGTTCATCATCTCATAAACAGCCACAAGTTAATGGCAGTAGTATTTTGACCTCTACAACTATGGAGCAGCAGTCACAAAAGCGACAGACCTCACTCTCTCATCTACGGAAGCATGAGACTGAGACAGGTGGAGGGAATGCACATTCTGTTGCTACTCGAACATCTTTCTCTCAGAAGACTGTGCATGGGCAGAACTTTACAATTCCAGTTCAGCCAGTGAACTATTCTTTTAAGCCATCTGCAGCATCAGATATTGTCGTTGGCAATAGTGGAAGTTTTGGTGAcaagcaacagcagcagcagcagcaggcTTTAAAAGGAGCGGTAGAGAATATACCATCTCAAGCATTTGCAATATCATTTGCTGCATTTAATGGGACCAGTGTTCCTTCAAACCTTAACTTCTCATCCATGGCACAGAATCCTGTGATACTTCACAGTGTGCCGGATATTACATGGCAAGGATATCAAGCTGCAAGCGCAACTCAGACTACTCAACAGATGAATTATTCAATTACTGAAACTAAGAGTGGAGGAAATTCTGCGCACCatgaagaggaaaagaaaattgCAAATGCTAAGTCTTCAAGCAACGGACCAACCACCCTTGTTTTTGATAGTTCATCCAAGAACCTTAACTTCATGCTATCTACTGCGAATGGAAACTGGTCTAGTCAACCCGTTGCTTCAACTTCAATAACAAGTGTGCCTCTTTCAAGTAATGCTTCAAGTTCTCAACAGCCACAGCATTCGCTTCAGGTTCCAAAGCAGCATGCTGGGCAACAGCAGCAACCCACTCTGGCAAATCGGTACAAAGCATCATCCACTAATAGCACGCCTGGTCCTGCTACAAAATTTGCAAACAATGCCCCTGTTTTCTCACAAACTCTTACTCAATGCAAAAGTTCTAGCCAAGCTTCTCACGCTAAGGCCTCGGGTAGAACAGCAGATTCTCATGGTCATCACTCATCTATCATGACACCCAATGCTCCAACCTTCAAGAGTTTTTCTCAGGAACAAGGGAGAATTTTGCCCGGTCATATGCAAATTTCTTTTGGTGGAAATTACATAACGTCCCTGCCACCCCAAGGGCAACAAGTACACAGTAGCAACCAGCCTATGGGTACACCACCTCAAGGAAATATTAAGTCAAATTCGGAAGGAAGTAAAGTTGGTTCGTCAGTCAACCCTTCACAATTTCAACAAGCTGAAAATTCTGCTGGGAGTGGCCAAAAATCTTCTCCAGTTTGTGGGAGAAATGTCCCATCAATATTAAGCTCATGCACCAGCCACCTATCCGAGCTCAAATATTAG